GCAAGCGGAACCTTCGGTTTTGGCAGGGAGTATCAAGATTTTTACGATGTCAATATTTGGGGCGGTTTTTGCACCAAGGGCCTAACTTATGAAAAAAGGCTGGGCAACCCCACCCCAAGAATAGCCGAAACGCCTATGGGCGCGCTTAATAGCGTCGGGCTACAAAATCCGGGTTTAAAAGATTTTATCAAATACGAATTGCCTTATCTAAAAACATTGGATACCGTCGTTATAGTAAATATAGCGGGCAGCGCGGTAGAAGATTATTGCCGTCTTGCCGAGGCCATAAGCGATTGCGATATTGACATGATAGAGTTAAATATTTCATGCCCCAATGTAAAAGAAGGCGGCATGGCGTTTGGGACAAGGCCCGAATCCATTAAAAATATAGTCGGCAGCGTAAGAAAATTTTGCAAAAAACCCTTAATAGTCAAGTTAAGCCCCAATGTTGAAGATATAACCCAAAACGCGAAAGCGGCCGAAGATTACGGCGCGGACGCCATATCGTTAATAAACACGGTAAGCGGAATGGCGGTGGATATATATACAAGGCAGCCTATTTTAGCCAACACAATCGGCGGCCTTTCGGGCCCGGCTATCAAGCC
The Clostridiales bacterium genome window above contains:
- a CDS encoding dihydroorotate dehydrogenase; the encoded protein is MNLSVNICGIEFKNPLIAASGTFGFGREYQDFYDVNIWGGFCTKGLTYEKRLGNPTPRIAETPMGALNSVGLQNPGLKDFIKYELPYLKTLDTVVIVNIAGSAVEDYCRLAEAISDCDIDMIELNISCPNVKEGGMAFGTRPESIKNIVGSVRKFCKKPLIVKLSPNVEDITQNAKAAEDYGADAISLINTVSGMAVDIYTRQPILANTIGGLSGPAIKPIALKMVWDVYNAVKIPIIGMGGISSAKDVLEFMLCGARAVQVGTYNFMDPYAPVTLLDGLTKLMADCKIQDVNTIVGDLKAR